GGGATCCAAACTGAAGAATAACCATTCTCATGCTCCTATCATACAACTCATGTGAAATTCATCGAAAGAATATACTCAGTAGTTGAATGATCCTCAGAAGATTCAACATTAAATGAAGGACCCTCTTGCTTAAAGAAtgacaaagaagatgaagaaatttcTTCAATACTCGAATGAAGAACATGAAGAGAGACATCAACCTCGAGAATGAATATTAAAGAGTCTTCTTCCAACGAAGAAAATGAAATCTACTTAAAGGCATCCTATGAGGaagatattgttagaacaagatttgttcttatcaattatcttagttttgatgataacaataatatgaattttgcttaagataatatggtactctaatccaatgcaatttccctttcaggaaatatataaagagtacgcataattcagcgctcagaagttgtgtctcaaatggttcagcatgcaacatcagaacatggtctggcaagacatcagaagatggtcgaagcagaatcagaacatgggtctatggaagcatcagaagaacatgagatcagaagcactgaagatcagaagatggtatcacgctcagaagcacttcaaggtcagaagatcagaagatgctatgcaccaagctgtttgactctgatgatattcaaacgtcgtattcacaaacatcagatcagaaggaagtacacgtggcagactacgctgactgacaaaaggaacgttaaagctactaaaggctacgtcagtagacacagcgtgaacaaggctcgaggtagttgacaaaagcgtataacattaaatgcgatgctgtacggaacacgcaaagcattaaatgcattcaacggtcatcttctcaacgcctataaatatgaagttctgatgagaagcaaggttaacgatcctgaacaaagacaattcaaattaacttgctgaaacgctgttcaaatctaaactcagaatcttcatcttcatcaaagctcactacattgctgttgtaatatcttagtgagattaagcttaaactgtaagagaaatatcacagttgtgattatagcttttaagaagcatttgtaaactcttagaattacattaagttgtaaggaactagagtgatcagtgtgatcagtatactctaggaagtcttagcagttggctgagcagtttgtaactagagtgatcaggttgatcagaatactctagaggaagtcttaggagtgaactaagcctagagtgatcgtgttgatcagtagactctagaaaagtcttagagggtatctaagcagttgttcctggagtgatcagtgtgtgatcagaagactctggaagacttagttgcggactaagtggaaaaccattgtaatccgtgcgattagtggattaaatcctcagttgaggtaaatcatctctgcgggggtggactggagtagcttcgttaacagcgaaccaggataaaaataattgtgcaatttatttttatcgtccaagctttaaagtcacacttattcaatccccccctttctaagtgtttttctatccttcaattggcatcagagcgccggttctaaggtgcaagcacttaaccgtgtttagaaaagattcaggaagagaaaaacgcttcagtaaaagatggttgatgaaagtgaaaagtctacacctacacctgcatctacatctggctctgctgagcaatacaacggtaacaatggttatactagaccgccggtatttgatggtgaaaactttgaatactggaaagataaactggaaagttactttctgggtctagatggtgatctatgggatcttctgatggatggttacaaacatccagtaaatgccagtggcgcaaagctgtcaaggcaagaaatgaatgatgatcaaaagaagcttttcaggaatcatcataaatgcagaactgttttgctgaatgctatttctcatgctgagtatgagaagatatctaacagggaaacagcctatgacatatatgagtccttgaaaatgactcatgaaggaaatgctcaagtcaaggagactaaagctctagccttaatccagaaatatgaagccttcaagatggaggatgatgaagacattgaaaagatgttttcgagatttcaaactctgactgctggattgagagttcttgacaaaggatacaccaaggctgatcatgtgaagaagatcatcagaagcttacccagaagatggggtcctatggtgactgcattcaagattgcaaagaatctgaatgaagtttctctggaagagctgatcagtgccttgagaagccatgaaattgagctggacgcaaatgagcctcaaaagaaaggtaagtctattgcattaaaatcaaatatcaagaaatgcactaacgcttttcaggccagagaagaagatcctgaagaatctgaatctgaagaagaagatgaactgtccctgatctccagaaggctaaatcaactctggaagaccaagcaaaggaagttcagaggcttcagaagttcaaggaaatttgaacgtggagaatcttctgatgaaagaagatttgacaagaagaaggtcatgtgctatgaatgcaatgagcctggacactacaagaatgaatgtccaaatcttcagaaggaaagtcccaagaaaaaggttcataagaagaaaggtcttatggcaacctgggatgagtcagaagatgattcagaagatgagcaggccaactgtgcgctgatggcgacagaagatgacggatcagaatctacatcagaatcagattctgaagaggtattttctgaacttactagagatgagttagtttccggtctaactgaacttctggaactcaagtctcaaattagtctcaaatacaaaaagctgaaaaagcaatttgaatttgaaacaaagaagcttgagttggaaaattctgaattaagagaaaaacttttaaaattatccaataatgttggatctccttctgattcagaaaaatccactcctagtctaaaccatattctgaaagaatatgatttaagtttcaggaagttcttatctagaagtattggcagaagtcagctagcttctatgatatatgctgtgtctggaaacaaaagagttggcgttggttatgagggtgaaaccccatacaaacttgaacctgttgatgagatgaaaatcacatacaagccattgtatgatcagttcaagtatggccactcacatgatattaggcacacttcacatgcacaaagttttcacattacacacactaagaagcatgtgacacaacctaggaaatatcatgaaactcatattaaaaattatcatgctgttcctcctattgcttataatgttaaacccaagttcaatcagaacttgagaaaatctaacaagaaaggacccaaaaagatgtgggtacctaaggataagattattcctattgcagatatccttgactgcaaaaaggacaaagcacaacatgtcatggtacctggactctggatgctcgcgacacatgacaggaagaaggtctatgttccaagacctggtgcttaagtctggaggagaagtcaagttcggaggagatcagaagggcaagataattggctctggaactataaagtctggtttgatgataagcttggttctgaaaaaccaaagcaggttgataattttgcagattgtgatattgacatatcagaagttgttgagccaagaagcaacgcatcagaagcagagcttctcagaagcaaagaatctgaagaccaagtatcagcttctctggaggatctaagcatatctgaagaaccatctgtcagaagatcatccagactcatctctggtcattcagaagatgtcattcttggaaagaaggatgatccaatcagaacaagagcattccttaagaacaatgcagactgtcaattaggtcttgtatctttgatcgagccaacttctgttgatcatgctctagaagatccagactggataattgctatgcaagaagaactgaatcagtttacaaggaatgatgtttgggatcttgttccgagaccagatggattcaatataattggtacaaaatgggtcttcagaaacaagctcagtgagaaaggtgaagtggtaagaaacaaagccagattggtggctcagggttatagtcagcaagaggggattgactatacagaaacctttgcaccagtggccaggttagaatctattcgtctactaatttcttttgccactcaacataacatcactctctatcaaatggatgttaagagtgccttcttaaatggttatatagatgaagaagtttatgtccatcaacctcctggttttgaagactctatgtctcctaatcatgtttttaaacttaagaaatcattatatggattgaaacaggctcccagagcttggtatgaacgcttaagttctttccttctgaataatggtttcactagaggaaaagtggacactactctcttttgtaaaacctttgaaaaggatattttaatttgtcaaatatatgtagatgatattatttttggaacatctaatgctacacttggaaaggagtttgctaagtctatgcaggctgagtttgaaatgagcatgatgggagaactcaagtatttccttggaatacaaataaatcaaacatcagaaggaacatatgttcaccaaaccaagtatgtgaaggaacttctgaagaagtttaatcttctggactgcaaagaagccaaaactcctatgcatccaacatgcatcctaggtaaggatgaggtaagtaagaaggtagatcagaagttatacagaggtatgattggatctcttctatatttgactgcttctagacctgacattctgttcagtgtttgtttgtgtgctagattccaatcagatcctagagaatctcatttaactgctgttaagagaattctaaggtatctgaaaggtactactaatgttggtttagtttacagaaaatctaaagaatacaacttagtaggattctgtgatgctgattatgctggagacagaattgaaagaaaaagtacttcaggaagttgccaatttcttggaagtcatttgatctcctggtacaacaagaagcaagcaactattgctctatcaacaacagaagcagaatatgttgctgctgctggttgtagtacacagatgctctggatgaagagtcagttggaagattatcagatatatgagagtaacattcctatattctgtgataatacttctgctatatgtttatctaagaatcctattcttcattcaaaagctaaacatattgagattaaacatcatttcataagggactatgttcagaagggtgttatttctttaaactttgttgatacagaccatcaatgggctgatatctttacaaaacccctggctgaagataggtttaagttcattctgaagaacatcagtatggatttatgcccagaatgagaagatgagaagttctcatgtatgagtatcttctgaaatgaatgtggaacattttttttaatcagaagttctgattgaatttttttagaaattatgattcggttattactaacgtttcattgtctaagttgattcagaacctcttttaaagcaaaacagctgttacgttttatctcgggatggtaaacctgtgttcactattcctggacaagcgtgtgtgcagttgaggggacgtctacttaggtaactgtgcaaatcacgtcttttgtcattattatctctcctcatgtcacgtaacattaaatgcttttcatcatttactctctttcagtttttttttatatactcttcaaacgtttcttttccctttcatatttctctctctctgcattcggtttctttttcatctctctctcttttcatatcataaaccctagcagtttcctatatctgaaaattcatcatgaatccgtcgtcaagctctgggaatcaagacaatgataggaaacacaagagaaaggcatctgctgaaccagaaaccaaacctaaaagagttaggatctcctatgaccctctcaaagtatatcaaccccttgacggttcccgtcaatcacctccctcttcaaagacctccaccacctcttcctcctcattcatcctctcggaaccaccttcttcaccatctgatatctcctctcctttaacccttccatcagatatttcttcatccctctcatacccttttcccaccagaacacctaatccctatagtgttgttcttcccgattcaaggttcactgtcaaccctccaacccctaccactcaaacatatctggagcttttacatgctgatgtaaatggctggttggagattctaggtgctgctcaccttaatcatctggatgagtatgctacaaacaacctctggaatacctttcgtcaggattttttggataaggctacagacactcagagaaggattatgtctgaagctcctggtgttcgtggtctccggttggaagttggtgagagcagccaccactgtctcatcaggaacagaagcgttcttgaagagaagatacctgcagatgagttggaagaagaaaatctctgcagagatatcgtggtgtggaaaccccggtcttctatgctctggtttcctgtgctgactggagattttcagtggctgttcaactggttcagaatgaacccttctgaaaaagcacctcacatggtctttccagtagtggtttatcgtgctgaagttgctggccctactcctccaacaaacctagcagctattcttcaagcattggaagatggaacttctgagctgcctgaaccagaatatgctaaggctccttctgagtcagactcagatgaggaaatgggagatgcacaagctgaagatcttccagaagatcaccctgctgagattgctgtccctctgggcagaaatactggtgcttcttcttctggtgaaacctcagctctgatggagaccttggaaactcttcatcagaatcaagctatgctggcttctcgtttggacgcgcaagaagcagccaatgctgagtttcgttccttcatgacaaggcaagctacaagcactgacgggattcatgatgttctggcgcggattttgcgtaggctaggatcgtagtcttttggtctttgtagtttcctttccttgttgcatctgttttcctgcatttctGTCTTGTAaactttttgattatcaatgaaaagttttcttatgcatctgaatcttttgaaattttctttttgatgttatgacaaaaagggggagaagataaatgataaatgatttgattaaatctatcagttgctgggtaaaggctcccacacattcactaacaagaactgcaagttctatatggtttaagtgttttgcaggtacagagaagtgaagtgaatcttcagaagcaaacactagaagcaaaaccataagaagcgttattctgtaaaaggaataagctcttggaaactgaagcaagctgagtgctgtcaagcttcagggatcagaagcactgataatagaatttgaatatcattgtctatcttgttctgacaaaattctatttgctctgatacatataatgttatggctctgatacattatttgctctgatacattatttcagcctatatggctctgatatatataatgtgttcaaacatacattttatgttctaactcgttcatgctgacttttgtcgtttagtttttgttctgtaacatttcaggatgtagagatgctctgatgatgctctggtacattcaacaatgttctgatacaaatctagcatgaagtgatgattggtagacattcaaagttctgaagctatccgagggaagcggaaatcagaagatgtgaatgttctaaaagatccagaaaactcaagttctgaagctgtcctgaatggaagcagaagtcagaagctgtgaatgttctgaagattaaagaaattcaagttctgaagctgtccacgatggaagcaggaatcagaagctgtgagtgttctaaggatctaaagaaattcaagttctgaagctgtccaatggaagcagaagtcagaagctatgaattctctgaaggcagaagcttatatgatcgtctctaccgaaataatcagggaagtcttttatcaaagttcttcgagtatttatttcagggggagattatttatctcagggggagattgttaatctcagggggagacatattcatatgcttatgctatagctgtgaaatttgtcttttgccgtctactctttctgatcgcaaattcatatcatttatatatgtttttgtcatcatcaaaaagggggagattgttagaacaagatttgttcttatcaattatcttagttttgatgataacaataatatgaattttgcttaagataatatggtactctaatccaatgcaatttccctttcaggaaatatataaagagtacgcataattcagcgctcagaagttgtgtctcaaatggttcagcatgcaacatcagaacatggtctggcaagacatcagaagatggtcgaagcagaatcagaacatgggtctatggaagcatcagaagaacatgagatcagaagcactgaagatcagaagatggtatcacgctcagaagcacttcaaggtcagaagatcagaagatgctatgcaccaagctgtttgactctgatgatattcaaacgtcgtattcacaaacatcagatcagaaggaagtacacgtggcagactacgctgactgacaaaaggaacgttaaagctactaaaggctacgtcagtagacacagcgtgaacaaggctcgaggtagttgacaaaagcgtataacattaaatgcgatgctgtacggaacacgcaaagcattaaatgcattcaacggtcatcttctcaacgcctataaatatgaagttctgatgagaagcaaggttaacgatcctgaacaaagacaattcaaattaacttgctgaaacgctgttcaaatctaaactcagaatcttcatcttcatcaaagctcactacattgctgttgtaatatcttagtgagattaagcttaaactgtaagagaaatatcacagttgtgattatagcttttaagaagcatttgtaaactcttagaattacattaagttgtaaggaactagagtgatcagtgtgatcagtatactctaggaagtcttagcagttggctgagcagtttgtaactagagtgatcaggttgatcagaatactctagaggaagtcttaggagtgaactaagcctagagtgatcgtgttgatcagtagactctagaaaagtcttagagggtatctaagcagttgttcctggagtgatcagtgtgtgatcagaagactctggaagacttagttgcggactaagtggaaaaccattgtaatccgtgcgattagtggattaaatcctcagttgaggtaaatcatctctgcgggggtggactggagtagcttcgttaacagcgaaccaggataaaaataattgtgcaatttatttttatcgtccaagatttaaagtcacacttattcaatccccccctttctaagtgtttttctatccttcagatattGCTCCAAGTATCTAACTATCCTGTGTAGAATTGTTTAGAATGAGTGGTCAATTGGTGGAGAAAAATTATAAACTAAGAAAGTGtagcatgtgcggattcaactatGTTAGTTATTGTATTTTCAAAATGTCTAACCAGATTCAACTATGTTAGTCTCGTTGATGACTCCACTGCACCTATCAGAGGTGTTGAAACTATTCCGCACAAACTCTTGTTGTACGGACAATTAATTATGCCAAATTGTTCCCTTACCTGTCAAAGTTAAAGTTTTCAACAGTCCAAATTTTTGCAGGTGGTCTGGGTGTGTTCACTCCATTCTCAAATGGccaaaaacaaaaatatcaaaattcataTCAATGAGTACCATAAATTGTTAAAAGAATTGAAAGATAAAAGCGTGACTTTGCAAGATGAGTTTGTTATCgaaatttttatcaaaaaattgtCTGACTTATGGAAAGATTCCTAGAATCAACTAAAACACAAACCGAAGCAGTTCCCACTAGTATATTTAATCACATGCATTATTATTGAGGATATCAACCAAAACAACAGTAGGACTCCAATGGTTAAAATAAGATTCATAACAATTCATAAAAAAGAAGTAAAACACAAACCATATAACAAACCCGACCACACtaataattaacattaatataCTCCTTGTTTATTGACCTCTAATAATTGATTATTCAAGACATAAATGGAAGGTTATGATATTTAGTCGTCACCAATAATTAAGAGACTATCCTAATCGATTTTAGGCTCAACTTAGTGAATATAATCTATTTGATCACTAGGTTtaattgattatgttgttgaaAAAAAGTCTTCCAATCAATCAATACTTCCTTAATTAGTTGGTTATGccttaaaaacatttttaggtgGGTTAAATAAAATACGAgagacttataaaaaaaatttagtgtGTCTATGATGTTTTATAGTATTTCTAAAAATACCCTCGCGTCTTTACAAGACACTGGTCACTCCGAAGGACACGACCATGtgagctttcacactttctctTTTTCCCAACTCTAAACCTTTAAGTCTTGAGATCATTATTTTTGAGTTTAGCAGTATACAAGATCTTTGAATCTTTTTAATGAGGTTTGATATATCTTCATGTTGATTATTATTATCTGAGAGTTAAGAGGTTAAACCAACAGTGACCCTTGAAACATAAGTCTTCACTTGAATATCATTTGACCACAATGTTAACTTTAAAGAGATATCTTGATATACAAGAGCATGTTCAATAATTTAACTTGATTTAATAGGATAACTTAGTCAACCATCTTGAGGCTCTTTGACTACGAGAGCTATCTTCGACAAATACGAACTTCACTTGATAtcatttaaatcaaaactaaacaATTACTTAGTTGACTCACATCTTTGCTATCCATAAGCGTTGCCACCTTATATCATCTTGACAATAcatgcaagcacatagatccataaTATTTTGGTATTCTGGATGGCTGGCTTGTGGGTCTTGACTTACGTACCTGCATTTACTTGAGCGAGTACTACGCTAATTTGAGTAACTGTAGGATACACCTATGGACCTACAATTTACACTCTTGCCACTGTCCTCTATAGAGATGTTGATGTGATATTTGCAAGCTATAGTAATCATATGGTTTCAGAGAATGTAGGTTGCGTGTCATCTCCTTGTCCATGGAGTATGATATACAATTACATTTAATGATTTTATAAAGTGTCCTTCTCTTTAATTGATACGAAATCTAGAAGGGGATCCTCATAGGCCACCTCATCGGGAGTTACAAGAAGAGGAATAAGTGAGGACGGACTATGCCGGGGATGTATCATCGACATGTCACTTTATTATTGCTATTGGAGAGAGGTCATATCTAGAGGAAAGTTTCAGTAAGGCATTTTCTGAGAGTCACACTCTACGAGCAATCTTAGCAGACGCGTGACATGCGTTGCAGTATATGACACATGGAGGATATGGATGTTAGATATACATAATAgttgtatttttatttgtatttcgtaaacaatttgaaaatttgtatggttagttttattttatgaatGAGTGATGTATGATTTACAATTGAGTTACTTTTGATCTTAGTTATGACTGACTTATGTGTATGGTTTATTGTGTAAATAATGTATGTTGTCAAATGATATGAGAATTTCATCATAGTTATTGTCAAGGTGTTCATAATATTGTCTTGGAGTTTgtctgaattttgaaattcatatTCACCTCATTTGTCTGAGATAAATAATAGATAATGCATAAAATACTATCCAAGAGTGTGTCtgaatttttaaattcaaattcaccCTCATGTTTAACATatagaaaatattattttagaagttagTTCGAAAATTAAATCCAAACATATATTTTACTTAGATAAAAATATCTTTTTGATTAACGTCGAATAAGAGCATATTTAAATTTCCCTTTATTAAATACCAAAGTACTCGATACTAGTATTAGTATCTGATAATAAATTTACTAAAgattaaaatcaaacaattaattaatgttttttctaaattattttataaactacAATTTCAATCCTTTGACAATTTTGACAATAAAATCCAATAAGACAGGCGAAGGCCCACTAAATCATATAAGGCCCACTAACTCAACCCTTAAATaacccttcaaatcaaattttggtgCCTTACATTCCTTATAAGCGAACTACATAGCTGTATAAACCAGCGAGAATTTCAGTTTCACATACAACTCAACAAGAGAATGAAGCATTcaatttcaaaggatccattcgAAACAGCGTTCGAGGAATCACCATCCCCACCGGATTCCCCAATCGAAACCAAACCATACCCCATCTCACTACCTACTCAAACCCATCAACAACTCAACAATCGCGTCAAAACCTTGACCATTACTAACACCAACTACAATGAAGAAGAACAatatgaagaagaggaagaagatgaaatgGATGCCGAATTCTCCAAGTTTCGTTCTGCTTCCATTGGCGATCCTCACAAAATCGCTAGATTGCAGTTACTATTACTAACTTCATtattgttttcatcttattttttcgtatcatatcataaaccctagttttGTTAATCTGATTTTTTCCGTCAATACTCAGGAATGTTTTTTCACAATTCACTGAAGAACAGTTGAGTAGATACGAATCTTTTCGTAGGGCTGCATTCCAGAAAGCTACTATGAGAAGGGTATTTCTTTCACTTTTAGATTGTTTTGTAACTTCCACTTCATGTTTTGGTAAAAAAGTTGGGTTCTTTAGTTTTTGTTCATCTTTAGTTCTCTCCCCAGGATAAACTCGTAAAATTATACAAAATTGTCAATAAATTT
The Vicia villosa cultivar HV-30 ecotype Madison, WI unplaced genomic scaffold, Vvil1.0 ctg.000212F_1_1, whole genome shotgun sequence genome window above contains:
- the LOC131625390 gene encoding transcription initiation factor TFIID subunit 11-like, with the protein product MKHSISKDPFETAFEESPSPPDSPIETKPYPISLPTQTHQQLNNRVKTLTITNTNYNEEEQYEEEEEDEMDAEFSKFRSASIGDPHKIARLQNVFSQFTEEQLSRYESFRRAAFQKATMRRVIASIAGTQSISKPVLVVVSGITKMFVGEVVERARIIMTERKESGPIRPCHLREAHRRLKLEGKVFKRKVPRLFR